The following are from one region of the Geotrypetes seraphini chromosome 12, aGeoSer1.1, whole genome shotgun sequence genome:
- the LOC117346333 gene encoding nuclear factor 7, brain-like, whose protein sequence is MLAHTSTGATPAGVSQLPKISTSPLPQPTDMEREGQVLGEVAKSCAVLVESLSDEVTCPVCLQFFQDPVRLECEHNFCLACITRCWECAGSAYTCPLCRETCPQLPPKSNRLLASIAERVRSLCVEPVSAGAPVCAKHEEKLKLFCEEDGEPLCVVCGVSKEHKGHTVTPLHEAAELIKVLRGQQDRQLHGEPTLQEKLQQGLCHLKERRESVQDTHAQQEELIQNLKEEASRLREHILSEYQKLRKFLEEEEEALLVQLLAEEQRILGEMQKAVQDLHREKAALDQEIQWYQDKLSVKDMDILLKDLMALKDRWNQGSREWSVVSEPLSHGVFKGPLQYAAWKKMKSLIHPGGAALTFDPLSANPYLVLSEDGTSARYSYTSQPRLESPGRFAFCACVLACQGFSSGCHYWEVDVGDRPDWDIGVAQESVDREGWLVLTPDNGYWTFGQVACGTVGVYLDYEAGRVSFYDAGTMEHLRTLTGSFSEKLYPFFFPSGDCKAKPLRLLQP, encoded by the exons ATGCTCGCTCATACATCAACTGGAGCTACACCAGCAGGAGTGTCTCAGCTCCCCAAAATATCAACCAGCCCCCTACCCCAGCCAacggacatggagagagaaggaCAG GTACTGGGAGAGGTGGCCAAGTCATGTGCCGTGCTGGTGGAGAGCCTCAGCGATGAGGTAACCTGTCCCGTCTGCCTGCAGTTTTTCCAGGACCCCGTGAGACTGGAGTGTGAGCACAACTTCTGTCTGGCCTGCATCACCCGCTGCTGGGAGTGCGCTGGGAGCGCCTACACCTGCCCGCTGTGCCGGGAGACCTGCCCCCAGCTTCCACCCAAGAGCAACCGGCTGCTGGCCAGCATCGCCGAGCGAGTGCGCAGCCTGTGCGTGGAGCCCGTCTCCGCAGGGGCCCCGGTCTGCGCCAAGCATGAAGAGAAACTGAAGCTGTTCTGCGAAGAGGACGGGGAGCCCCTCTGTGTGGTGTGCGGGGTTTCCAAGGAGCACAAGGGCCACACGGTGACACCCCTGCATGAGGCAGCAGAGCTGATAAAG gttctccgtggacagcaggatagacAGCTAcatggagaacctacgttacag GAGAAACTTCAGCAAGGCCTGTGTCATCTGAAAGAAAGGAGGGAGTCTGTCCAAGACACTCACGCTCAGCAGGAGGAGCTAATCCAGAACCTGAAG gaggaggcctccaggctAAGGGAGCACATCCTGTCTGAATACCAGAAGCTAAGGAAGttcctggaggaggaggaggaggccctGCTGGTACAGCTCCTGGCTGAGGAGCAAAGGATTCTGGGAGAAATGcagaaggcagtccaggatctgcaCCGGGAGAAGGCCGCACTGGATCAGGAAATTCAGTGGTACCAGGACAAGCTGTCAGTAAAGGACATGGACATCTTACTGAAG GATCTCATGGCGCTGAAGGACAG GTGGAATCAAGGATCCCGGGAGTGGTCTGTAGTGTCGGAGCCCCTGAGCCACGGGGTCTTCAAAGGGCCCCTGCAGTACGCAGCCTGGAAGAAGATGAAGTCGTTAATTCATCCTG GAGGAGCCGCCCTGACCTTCGACCCCCTCTCGGCTAATCCATACCTGGTTCTATCAGAAGATGGGACGAGTGCCCGGTACTCCTACACGTCTCAGCCGCGACTGGAGAGCCCTGGGCGCTTTGCGTTCTGCGCTTGCGTGCTGGCCTGTCAGGGCTTCTCCTCGGGCTGCCATTACTGGGAAGTGGACGTGGGGGATCGGCCAGACTGGGACATCGGGGTGGCCCAGGAGTCCGTAGACAGAGAGGGCTGGCTTGTCCTCACCCCCGACAACGGCTACTGGACTTTTGGGCAGGTTGCCTGTGGCACTGTCGGCGTTTACCTCGACTATGAGGCCGGACGGGTGTCCTTTTATGATGCAGGGACAATGGAGCACCTCCGCACCCTCACTGGCTCATTCTCCGAGAAACTCTACCCCTTCTTCTTCCCAAGTGGGGACTGTAAAGCCAAACCGCTCCGGCTGCTGCAGCCTTAA